A stretch of Brassica napus cultivar Da-Ae chromosome C6, Da-Ae, whole genome shotgun sequence DNA encodes these proteins:
- the LOC125588416 gene encoding profilin-1-like: MKLDKALDWSYEGQEVRYEDGYMRGSDARIEWERREDFCFCLFEGIQGVNINFAVQGVNNGFDVQGLKPKEISGINSYFSEPGTLSQMGCSSVAQKYMVIEGEPNAFIRMKKGAGGVTIKKTTQALVFFMTTNDLDQCNIVVERFGDYLIDTWL, encoded by the exons ATGAAACTCGACAAAGCTCTTGACTGGAGTT ATGAGGGGCAGGAAGTGAGGTATGAAGATGGCTACATGAGAGGATCAGATGCAAGGATCGAGTGGGAGAGAAGGGAagatttttgtttctgtttgtttGAAGGAA TTCAAGGCGTGAACATCAATTTTGCTGTTCAAGGCGTGAACAACGGTTTTGATGTTCAAGGCTTGAAGCCTAAGGAAATCAGTGGCATCAACAGCTATTTTTCTGAGCCTGGAACGCTTTCTCAAATGGGATGTTCATCGGTGGCACAAAAGTACATGGTTATCGAAGGAGAGCCAAATGCCTTCATTCGAATGAAGAAG GGAGCTGGTGGTGTTACAATCAAGAAAACCACCCAAGCCTTGGTCTTTTTTATGACAACCAATGACCTTGACCAATGCAATATAGTTGTAGAGAGGTTTGGTGACTACCTGATTGATACATGGCTCTGA
- the LOC106452417 gene encoding glucan endo-1,3-beta-glucosidase 10, producing the protein MAPSQISFSLVCVALLFFSFLLTVTSIGINYGQVANNLPPPKNVIPLLKSVGATKVKLYDADPQALRAFSGSGFDLTISLGNEYLAQMKDSDKARDWVKQNVQAYLPGTKIVAIVVGNEVLTSNQSDLSAALFPAMQSIHGALVDCGLNKQIFVTTAHSLAILDVSYPPSATSFRHDLLGTLTPILDFHVKTGSPILINAYPFFAYEGNPKHISLDFVLFQPNQGFTDPGSNFHYDNMLFAQVDAVYHALDAVGISYKKVPIVVSETGWPSNGDPQEVGANCDNARKYNGNLIKMMMSKKMRTPIRPDCDLTIFVFALFNENMKPGPTSERNYGLFHPDGTPVYSLGIKTSSSSGGSSGSKNSTGGGGSSSSGGTTGGSPGGGGGGGIYTPENPSPDYMSISSARGKGRFVECVFFFLLLCIIKLRL; encoded by the exons ATGGCGCCTTCCCAGATCTCATTCTCTCTGGTTTGCGTTgctctcctcttcttctcttttcttctaaCCGTCACCTCCATTGGCATCAACTACGGCCAGGTTGCCAACAACCTTCCTCCCCCCAAGAACGTCATCCCTCTCCTCAAGTCTGTAGGCGCCACAAAAGTGAAGCTCTATGACGCCGATCCACAAGCCCTCCGTGCCTTCTCCGGCTCCGGCTTCGACCTCACTATCTCCCTTGGCAACGAGTACCTTGCCCAGATGAAAGACTCGGACAAAGCCCGTGACTGGGTGAAGCAAAACGTCCAAGCTTACCTCCCGGGCACCAAGATCGTGGCCATCGTGGTAGGCAACGAAGTCCTCACCTCCAATCAGTCAGACCTTTCGGCAGCTCTCTTCCCGGCGATGCAGAGCATCCACGGTGCTCTTGTGGACTGTGGCCTGAACAAACAGATCTTCGTGACGACGGCGCACTCGCTAGCCATCCTTGACGTATCTTACCCTCCGTCCGCCACATCCTTCCGACACGACCTCCTGGGAACCCTCACTCCCATCTTGGACTTCCACGTCAAGACGGGCTCCCCAATCCTCATCAACGCCTACCCTTTCTTCGCCTACGAGGGTAACCCCAAACACATCTCCCTCGACTTCGTCCTCTTCCAGCCAAACCAGGGCTTCACCGACCCTGGCTCCAATTTCCACTACGACAACATGCTCTTCGCCCAGGTTGACGCCGTCTACCACGCCCTTGACGCCGTCGGCATCAGCTACAAGAAAGTCCCCATTGTCGTCTCCGAGACGGGGTGGCCCTCCAACGGCGATCCGCAGGAGGTTGGTGCCAACTGCGACAATGCGCGCAAGTACAacgggaatctgatcaagatgATGATGAGCAAGAAGATGAGGACGCCCATTCGACCCGACTGCGATCTCACCATCTTCGTCTTTGCTCTCTTCAATGAGAACATGAAGCCTGGTCCCACCTCCGAGAGGAACTACGGCCTCTTCCACCCTGACGGAACTCCCGTTTACTCCCTCGGGATCAagacctcctcctcctctggtGGTAGTAGTGGCAGCAAAAACTCCACCGGTGGTGGAGGTAGTAGCAGCAGTGGCGGTACCACTGGTGGATCAcccggtggtggtggtggcggcggcATCTACACGCCTGAGAACCCTTCACCGGATTACATGTCCATCTCCTCGGCAAGG GGAAAAGGCAGATTCGTTGAGTGTgtgttcttcttcctcttgcttTGCATCATCAAGCTTCGGCTGTAA